A stretch of Pseudomonas taetrolens DNA encodes these proteins:
- the ptrR gene encoding putrescine utilization regulator PtrR: MEFSQLRIFQAVAEEGSVTRAAERLHRVPSNLSTRLKQLEEQMGIELFMRERQRLQLSPAGQVLLDYTARLFALHDEALAAVQGGVPSGKFTLGTMYSTAAIHLPGLLAHYHRTYPAVNLHVQSAPSGELLEGLLTGRLDAALVDGPLELAGLDGIEFCEEHLVLISDLDHSPITRARDVQGLEVFTFRQGCSYRARLEAWYASDRAAMGRVMEIESYQGMLACVVAGSGVALMPASMLASLPGRENVSVHALQQPFSQATTWLMWRKGMMGANLNAWIELQQAQPLQNGGPGTQLHALG, translated from the coding sequence GTGGAGTTCAGTCAATTGCGGATTTTCCAGGCCGTGGCCGAAGAAGGTTCTGTCACCCGTGCGGCTGAGCGTCTGCATCGAGTCCCTTCCAACCTGTCGACCCGTCTGAAGCAACTTGAAGAGCAGATGGGCATCGAACTCTTCATGCGCGAGCGTCAGCGCTTGCAGTTATCCCCGGCCGGTCAGGTGTTGCTGGATTACACCGCGCGCCTGTTTGCTCTCCACGACGAAGCCCTGGCTGCCGTGCAAGGTGGAGTGCCGTCTGGCAAGTTCACGCTGGGCACGATGTACAGTACGGCAGCAATTCATTTGCCAGGGTTGCTGGCGCACTATCACCGGACTTATCCGGCGGTGAACCTGCATGTGCAATCGGCTCCGAGCGGGGAGTTGCTTGAAGGCTTGCTGACCGGCCGTCTGGACGCCGCGCTGGTGGATGGGCCACTGGAGCTGGCCGGGCTGGACGGTATTGAGTTTTGCGAGGAGCACCTGGTACTGATCAGTGATCTGGATCACTCACCGATCACCCGTGCTCGGGATGTGCAGGGCCTGGAGGTGTTCACCTTTCGACAGGGCTGTTCGTATCGGGCTCGTCTTGAGGCCTGGTACGCCAGTGATCGTGCCGCCATGGGCAGGGTTATGGAGATAGAGTCCTATCAAGGCATGTTGGCGTGTGTGGTAGCCGGTTCGGGTGTGGCGCTGATGCCGGCTTCGATGCTGGCCAGTTTGCCGGGACGTGAAAATGTCAGCGTACATGCTTTGCAACAACCTTTTTCACAAGCCACAACATGGCTGATGTGGCGAAAAGGCATGATGGGCGCCAACCTGAATGCCTGGATCGAGCTACAGCAAGCGCAGCCGCTGCAAAACGGCGGCCCGGGCACGCAACTTCACGCATTGGGCTGA
- a CDS encoding MFS transporter, with protein MSPQTRLLASFIALMMAMGIGRFSLTPQLPHLISEGQIDLTGAGLIAAANYLGYLLGALDAIRARRPAQIQHRLQAGLWLCVGLTLLSFWAQGFWPHLLLRFGTGVASAWVMVMITSLSQQIAIAANRPRSGALVFAGPGAGVLLTGVLALVSNRLDQPSAILWLVYAAAALLMLLAILPILPRPVTNAKASAVMQPTERTPGIARLGAIYALYGLGYIIPATFLSQMASARFHGQWQADLFWPAFGLCAAIGVGLISLRRPRPGTTRLWLTGGLWIQALGVLACLLPSSAGLALGVVLCGTPFLACMPLVMQRSRDLAPHAMQRNAALLTACFALGQLCGPLLAALSSHFSGGLQPALIAAAAGLLLAGGLALQSVSSPAAHAPCDATTAQR; from the coding sequence ATGTCTCCCCAGACCCGCTTACTCGCCAGCTTTATCGCGCTCATGATGGCAATGGGCATTGGCCGTTTTTCATTGACGCCACAACTGCCGCACCTGATCAGTGAAGGCCAGATCGATCTGACCGGCGCCGGGTTGATTGCTGCCGCCAACTACCTGGGTTATTTGCTCGGAGCGCTGGATGCCATCCGCGCCAGACGTCCCGCACAGATCCAGCACCGGCTGCAGGCGGGTCTGTGGTTATGCGTGGGGCTGACCCTTCTGTCATTCTGGGCCCAGGGGTTTTGGCCGCACCTGCTTTTGCGCTTTGGTACCGGGGTCGCCAGCGCCTGGGTGATGGTGATGATTACCTCGCTCAGCCAGCAAATTGCCATAGCTGCCAATCGCCCGCGCTCAGGCGCACTGGTGTTTGCCGGCCCGGGTGCCGGGGTACTGCTCACGGGGGTGCTGGCGCTGGTTTCGAACAGGCTCGACCAGCCTTCGGCCATCTTATGGCTGGTTTATGCCGCCGCGGCCCTGTTGATGCTGTTGGCGATTTTGCCGATTCTGCCGAGGCCCGTCACAAACGCAAAGGCCAGCGCGGTGATGCAACCGACTGAACGGACGCCCGGGATTGCGCGACTGGGTGCGATCTATGCGCTGTATGGTCTGGGCTACATCATCCCGGCCACGTTTCTGTCGCAGATGGCCAGCGCCCGATTTCACGGCCAGTGGCAAGCGGACCTGTTCTGGCCCGCATTCGGGTTGTGCGCCGCAATTGGCGTCGGCCTGATCAGCTTGCGCCGTCCCCGCCCCGGCACCACACGCCTGTGGTTGACGGGTGGATTGTGGATACAGGCGCTGGGGGTGCTGGCATGCCTGCTGCCAAGCAGCGCGGGCCTGGCATTGGGCGTGGTTCTGTGTGGCACCCCGTTCCTGGCCTGCATGCCGCTGGTCATGCAACGCTCCCGGGATCTGGCGCCCCATGCCATGCAACGCAACGCCGCTTTGCTGACCGCCTGCTTTGCCCTCGGCCAGTTGTGCGGGCCGTTACTGGCGGCCCTCAGCAGTCATTTCAGCGGCGGCCTGCAGCCGGCGTTGATTGCCGCTGCCGCGGGGCTGCTGCTTGCCGGAGGACTGGCCTTGCAGTCGGTCAGCTCCCCAGCAGCGCACGCACCTTGCGACGCAACCACGGCTCAGCGCTGA
- a CDS encoding DMT family transporter, with protein sequence MTVSRRATDAFALQVMLGLCLIWGVQQVVIKAAAVDIAPVMQAASRSAIAALLVGLLICWKGGWSQVPCTWRAGLLAGSLFGLEFFFIAEGLQMTSAAHMSVFLYTAPIFTALGVHWFLPSERLRPLQWLGIFLAFAGIAFAFAGGVSFSGMDRTMLLGDACGILAGMAWGATTVVVRASRLSEAPVTLTLFYQLMVGFVGLLLIAAVSGQISHVSLTPVAVASVLFQGLVVSFFSYLVWFWLLKRYLASNLAVFSFMTPLFGVTFGVLLLNEPLSFNFVVGAVLVLFGITFVSAEPWLRRKVRALLGS encoded by the coding sequence ATGACTGTTTCGCGGCGAGCAACGGATGCTTTCGCACTGCAAGTGATGCTGGGTCTGTGCCTGATCTGGGGCGTGCAGCAAGTCGTCATCAAAGCGGCGGCCGTGGACATCGCGCCCGTGATGCAGGCCGCCTCTCGTTCCGCGATTGCAGCGTTGCTGGTGGGGTTGTTGATCTGCTGGAAAGGCGGATGGAGCCAGGTTCCGTGCACTTGGCGAGCCGGCTTGCTGGCAGGCAGCCTGTTCGGCCTGGAGTTTTTCTTCATCGCCGAAGGTCTGCAAATGACCAGCGCCGCCCATATGTCGGTTTTTCTCTATACCGCCCCCATCTTTACCGCCCTCGGGGTTCACTGGTTTCTGCCCAGCGAGCGTTTGCGGCCATTGCAGTGGCTGGGGATTTTTCTCGCTTTCGCAGGCATCGCCTTCGCCTTTGCCGGGGGTGTTTCATTTTCCGGGATGGATCGCACCATGTTGCTGGGCGATGCCTGCGGGATCCTGGCCGGCATGGCCTGGGGTGCGACCACCGTGGTGGTGCGGGCTTCTCGGCTGTCCGAAGCCCCCGTCACGCTGACCTTGTTCTACCAGTTGATGGTCGGTTTTGTCGGGCTGTTGTTGATTGCCGCTGTCAGTGGGCAGATCAGCCATGTCAGCCTGACGCCAGTCGCCGTGGCCAGCGTGCTGTTTCAAGGGCTGGTGGTGTCGTTTTTCAGTTATCTGGTGTGGTTCTGGCTGCTCAAGCGTTACCTGGCCTCCAACCTGGCGGTGTTTTCGTTCATGACCCCGCTGTTCGGTGTGACGTTCGGTGTGCTGTTGCTCAATGAGCCCTTGAGCTTCAACTTTGTGGTGGGCGCTGTGCTGGTGTTATTCGGCATAACGTTTGTCAGCGCTGAGCCGTGGTTGCGTCGCAAGGTGCGTGCGCTGCTGGGGAGCTGA
- a CDS encoding DUF2177 family protein, protein MRKVAWAYTGALLAFLVLDGLWLGVLMDSTYKELLGPLMLEQPKWGPAIVFYLVYVLGVVFFVVLPALARSSARRAALSGAFFGLVAYGTYDMTNWATLQGWSAQLALMDMAWGGLLTCLAALSGYWTSHKLAA, encoded by the coding sequence ATGAGAAAAGTTGCGTGGGCATATACCGGTGCATTGCTGGCTTTTCTGGTGCTCGACGGCCTGTGGCTGGGTGTGCTCATGGACTCTACCTATAAAGAGTTACTGGGCCCGCTGATGCTTGAGCAACCCAAGTGGGGGCCGGCGATCGTGTTCTACCTGGTGTACGTGCTGGGTGTGGTGTTTTTTGTGGTATTGCCGGCTCTGGCCCGCAGCAGTGCGCGCAGGGCAGCATTGAGCGGTGCGTTTTTCGGGTTGGTGGCGTATGGCACCTACGACATGACCAACTGGGCTACCCTGCAAGGCTGGTCGGCCCAACTGGCCTTGATGGACATGGCCTGGGGCGGTCTGTTGACCTGCCTGGCGGCATTGTCGGGTTACTGGACGTCACACAAGCTGGCGGCCTGA
- a CDS encoding CvfB family protein, whose amino-acid sequence MALIGRYNSLQVVKHTNFGLYLDGGADGEILLPNRYIPKDIPSEDEDWLNVFVYLDSDDKLIATTEKPKVQVGEFASLKVVEVNSIGVFLDWGLPKDLLLPYSEEKRQMTAGEYVVVHVYLDKHTRRITATARLDRYLDKTPPTYQVGQEVDLLVAEATDMGFKAVINNKHWGLIHKNEVFKFMRAGKQEKGFIKEIRADGKISLSLQPVGQEAASSLNSKILAKLRDNDGVLAVSDKSAPEVISSLFGVSKGNFKKAIGALYKEGKITIHPDRIELI is encoded by the coding sequence ATGGCTTTAATCGGTCGCTACAACAGTTTGCAAGTGGTGAAACACACGAACTTCGGTTTGTATCTGGATGGCGGGGCAGACGGCGAAATCCTGCTGCCCAATCGTTATATTCCCAAAGATATTCCCAGTGAAGATGAAGACTGGCTCAACGTATTTGTTTATTTGGACAGTGATGACAAATTAATTGCCACCACTGAAAAACCAAAAGTTCAGGTCGGTGAGTTTGCCAGTCTCAAAGTGGTTGAAGTTAATAGCATCGGTGTCTTCCTGGATTGGGGGTTGCCGAAAGACTTGCTGCTGCCGTATTCCGAAGAAAAACGCCAGATGACCGCTGGCGAATACGTCGTGGTGCATGTCTACCTCGACAAGCACACTCGTCGTATTACGGCGACAGCGCGACTGGACCGTTATCTGGACAAGACCCCGCCGACCTATCAAGTGGGCCAGGAAGTTGACCTGTTGGTGGCCGAAGCCACGGACATGGGCTTTAAAGCCGTGATCAACAACAAGCACTGGGGCTTGATCCACAAGAACGAAGTGTTCAAGTTTATGCGCGCGGGCAAGCAAGAGAAAGGCTTCATCAAAGAGATTCGCGCAGACGGCAAAATCAGCCTGAGCCTGCAGCCGGTAGGCCAGGAAGCCGCCAGCAGCCTGAACTCGAAGATCCTCGCCAAGTTGCGCGACAATGACGGTGTTTTGGCAGTCAGCGACAAAAGTGCCCCCGAAGTCATCAGCAGCCTGTTCGGTGTGAGCAAGGGCAACTTTAAAAAGGCTATCGGTGCACTGTACAAGGAAGGCAAGATTACGATTCATCCGGACCGTATCGAATTGATCTGA
- a CDS encoding TorF family putative porin translates to MPTRVLMLTIGMLASSLANAQVFSRELGDFDLKLATQPSRSMAQGLVKPTSPGSSFHGGLDLSHDSGWYVGQWAPTMGIKPGSNLEVDSYLGYKHPFDESLSYELGMIHYSYPKLSPLDSQQFYAGLTLLGTRFGAAFSNDPGRRDSTLFADLGLNQPFGIGMSMKYTAHQLDSPVSIAEGGSVHAFNDWSVKLSRPWMGIDLNLIYSDSNLNGNDCSAYSGQNSQCDGLLTFKAERAFY, encoded by the coding sequence ATGCCCACGCGGGTGTTAATGCTGACCATCGGCATGCTGGCCAGTTCGCTGGCCAATGCCCAGGTGTTTTCCCGTGAACTGGGAGATTTCGACCTTAAACTGGCCACCCAGCCAAGCCGCAGCATGGCGCAGGGCCTGGTCAAACCCACCAGCCCCGGCTCAAGCTTCCATGGCGGCCTCGACCTCAGCCATGACAGCGGCTGGTATGTCGGCCAATGGGCACCGACGATGGGCATCAAGCCGGGCAGCAACCTCGAGGTAGACTCCTACCTGGGTTACAAACACCCTTTCGACGAAAGCCTGAGCTATGAGCTGGGGATGATTCATTACAGCTACCCCAAACTGAGCCCGCTCGACAGCCAGCAATTTTATGCCGGGCTCACGTTGCTGGGCACGCGCTTTGGCGCAGCCTTCAGTAATGACCCAGGGCGCCGTGACAGCACGCTGTTTGCCGACCTCGGCCTCAATCAGCCCTTTGGTATCGGGATGAGCATGAAGTACACCGCCCACCAATTGGACTCGCCTGTGTCCATCGCCGAGGGTGGCAGCGTACATGCTTTCAATGACTGGTCGGTTAAATTATCGCGCCCGTGGATGGGAATCGACCTGAACCTGATCTACAGCGACTCCAACCTCAACGGCAATGACTGCTCGGCGTATTCAGGGCAAAACTCGCAGTGCGATGGCTTGCTGACCTTTAAAGCCGAGCGCGCGTTTTACTGA
- a CDS encoding DEAD/DEAH box helicase, producing MFSQFALHERLLKAVAELKFVEPTPVQAAAIPLALEGRDLRVTAQTGSGKTAAFVLPILNRLIGPAKIRVSIKALILLPTRELAQQTLKEVERFSQFTFIKSGLITGGEDFKVQAAMLRKVPDILIGTPGRLLEQLNAGNLDLKEVEVLVLDEADRMLDMGFSEDVQRLVDECPNRQQTMLFSATTGGSGLREMIGKVLTDPEHLQLNQVSQLNATTRQQVITADHNQHKEQIVNWLLANETYQKAIIFTNTRAMADRIYGRLVAQEYKAFVLHGEKDQKDRKLAIDRLKQGGVKILVATDVAARGLDVDGLDMVINFDMPRSGDEYVHRIGRTGRAGNDGLAISLICHGDWNLMSSVERYLKQSFERRTIKEVKGTYTGPKKVKASGKAVGVKKKKTDAKGDKKKSGAKAPTKRKIANRPKTDALSLVSKDGMAPLKRRKPEAPAAE from the coding sequence GTGTTTTCCCAATTCGCCCTGCACGAACGCCTGCTTAAAGCCGTGGCCGAGCTTAAATTTGTCGAGCCAACGCCTGTGCAAGCAGCGGCCATTCCGCTCGCGCTCGAAGGGCGTGACCTGCGGGTGACAGCTCAAACCGGGAGTGGCAAAACCGCCGCTTTCGTCCTGCCGATTCTCAATCGCCTGATCGGTCCGGCCAAAATTCGCGTCAGCATCAAAGCGTTGATCCTGTTGCCGACCCGCGAGCTGGCACAGCAGACGCTGAAAGAAGTCGAGCGTTTTTCGCAGTTCACGTTCATCAAGTCCGGCCTGATCACCGGTGGTGAAGACTTCAAGGTCCAGGCCGCCATGTTGCGCAAGGTGCCGGACATTCTGATCGGCACGCCCGGTCGTTTGCTGGAGCAACTGAACGCCGGCAACCTGGACTTGAAAGAAGTTGAAGTGCTGGTGCTCGACGAAGCCGACCGCATGCTCGACATGGGCTTCTCGGAAGACGTCCAGCGTCTGGTCGATGAGTGTCCAAACCGTCAGCAAACCATGCTGTTCTCGGCCACCACCGGTGGCTCCGGGCTGCGCGAGATGATCGGCAAGGTCCTGACCGATCCCGAGCACTTGCAGCTCAACCAGGTCAGCCAGCTGAACGCCACGACTCGCCAGCAAGTGATCACGGCCGATCACAACCAGCACAAAGAGCAAATCGTGAACTGGCTGCTGGCCAACGAGACTTATCAAAAAGCCATTATCTTCACCAACACCCGGGCCATGGCTGACCGTATCTACGGTCGTCTGGTGGCTCAGGAGTACAAGGCGTTTGTCTTGCACGGTGAGAAGGATCAGAAGGATCGCAAGCTGGCAATCGACCGCCTGAAGCAGGGCGGGGTCAAGATCCTGGTGGCCACCGATGTGGCGGCCCGTGGTCTGGACGTTGATGGTCTGGACATGGTGATCAACTTTGACATGCCACGCAGCGGCGACGAATACGTACACCGTATTGGTCGTACCGGTCGCGCGGGCAACGATGGCCTGGCGATCTCGCTGATTTGCCACGGTGACTGGAACCTGATGTCCAGCGTTGAGCGCTACCTGAAGCAAAGCTTCGAGCGTCGCACCATCAAGGAAGTCAAAGGCACCTACACCGGGCCGAAGAAGGTCAAGGCATCGGGCAAGGCCGTTGGCGTGAAAAAGAAAAAGACCGACGCCAAAGGCGACAAGAAGAAGTCCGGCGCCAAGGCTCCGACCAAGCGTAAAATCGCCAACCGTCCGAAAACCGACGCATTGTCGTTGGTCAGCAAAGACGGCATGGCTCCGCTCAAGCGCCGCAAGCCAGAAGCACCTGCCGCCGAATAA
- a CDS encoding mechanosensitive ion channel family protein codes for MDTQQLWARFQALWANLDQHPWVSAFLGLIVLVSIALIAGYIARIIILRVSKILGRQPALHWVNNLREHKVFHRLAQLTPSLMVQFGRNLVPDLSDNGRHFLGNLALAVTIFVLTRVTSALLDALLDIYSRTNYAKTRPIKGYIQLSQMLLYVFSAIIIVATLIDRSPMLLLSGLGAMSAVILLVYKDTLLSFVASVQLTSNDLLRVGDWIEMPQVGADGDVIDITLHTVKVQNFDKTIVSIPTWRLMSESFKNWRGMQQSGGRRIKRSLFIDANDVSFLTDEQEQRLEQVRLLSDYLARKKAELKSWNEAQGNVAALSANRRRMTNIGTFRAYALAYLKSHAEIQPNMTCMVRQLQTTAQGVPLEVYCFTRTTVWGEYEQIQGDIFDYLLAVMPEFGLSVYQQPSGNDLRNGLLNKIKAPLVVSAETAEAEA; via the coding sequence ATGGACACTCAACAACTCTGGGCCCGTTTCCAGGCCCTCTGGGCCAACCTGGATCAACATCCCTGGGTATCGGCGTTTCTCGGCCTGATTGTGCTGGTGAGTATCGCTCTGATTGCCGGTTACATCGCACGCATCATTATCCTGCGCGTGAGCAAGATCCTCGGCCGTCAACCGGCCTTGCATTGGGTCAATAACTTACGCGAACACAAGGTGTTCCACCGTCTGGCACAATTGACGCCGTCCCTGATGGTGCAATTCGGACGCAACCTGGTACCGGATCTGAGCGACAACGGCCGCCATTTCCTGGGCAACCTGGCACTGGCCGTCACCATCTTTGTCCTGACCCGCGTAACCAGCGCGCTGCTGGATGCCTTGCTCGATATTTATTCGCGCACCAATTACGCCAAGACCCGCCCGATCAAGGGCTACATCCAGCTGAGCCAGATGCTGCTGTATGTGTTTTCGGCCATCATCATTGTCGCCACCCTGATCGATCGCTCACCGATGCTGCTTCTCTCGGGGCTGGGCGCTATGTCTGCGGTCATCTTGCTGGTCTACAAAGACACCCTGCTGTCGTTCGTGGCCAGCGTGCAGTTGACCAGCAATGACTTGCTGCGCGTCGGCGACTGGATCGAAATGCCTCAGGTGGGTGCCGATGGCGATGTGATCGACATCACATTGCATACAGTCAAAGTGCAGAACTTTGACAAGACCATCGTCTCGATTCCGACCTGGCGCCTGATGTCCGAGTCGTTCAAAAACTGGCGCGGCATGCAGCAATCGGGGGGACGCCGGATCAAGCGCAGCCTGTTCATCGATGCCAATGACGTCAGTTTCCTGACCGATGAACAGGAACAGCGTCTGGAGCAAGTGCGCTTGCTGAGCGATTACCTGGCGCGCAAAAAGGCTGAACTCAAAAGCTGGAATGAAGCTCAGGGTAACGTTGCTGCCCTGTCAGCCAATCGGCGGCGCATGACCAACATCGGGACCTTCCGCGCCTATGCGCTGGCCTACCTGAAAAGCCATGCCGAGATTCAGCCGAACATGACCTGTATGGTGCGCCAGCTACAAACCACGGCCCAAGGTGTGCCGCTGGAGGTGTACTGCTTTACCCGTACTACGGTGTGGGGCGAATACGAACAGATCCAGGGCGATATTTTTGACTATTTGCTGGCCGTGATGCCCGAGTTCGGGCTGAGCGTGTATCAACAACCAAGCGGGAATGACCTGCGAAATGGCCTGTTGAACAAGATCAAGGCACCGTTGGTGGTGTCGGCCGAGACAGCAGAAGCCGAGGCCTGA
- a CDS encoding RBBP9/YdeN family alpha/beta hydrolase, translated as MTVRVLILPGLFDSGPQHWQTQWEQRFSGLHRVEQSDWQTPTCADWVLRLHDKVMASQRPVVLVGHSLACSLIAQWAQQYPEAAQRVRGALLVAPSDTEADSYPEGTTGFTPMLMNPLPFNAITVASTDDPYVSVTRASAFSEAWGSELVWLHKAGHINDQSGYGAWSEGVDLLFKLTGDPQFQHG; from the coding sequence ATGACCGTCAGGGTGTTGATATTGCCAGGCCTCTTCGATTCCGGGCCCCAGCATTGGCAAACACAGTGGGAACAGCGTTTCAGCGGGCTGCATCGAGTCGAGCAGAGTGACTGGCAGACGCCGACCTGCGCGGACTGGGTACTGCGGCTACACGACAAGGTGATGGCCAGTCAGCGTCCGGTTGTCCTGGTGGGGCACAGTCTGGCGTGCAGCCTGATCGCACAGTGGGCGCAGCAGTACCCCGAAGCGGCGCAGCGGGTGCGTGGCGCATTGCTGGTCGCCCCCAGCGATACAGAGGCCGACAGCTACCCGGAAGGTACTACGGGCTTTACCCCGATGCTCATGAACCCGTTACCCTTTAACGCGATCACCGTCGCCAGCACGGATGATCCCTATGTCTCCGTGACGCGGGCCAGTGCCTTCAGCGAGGCATGGGGCAGCGAGTTGGTGTGGTTGCACAAGGCAGGTCATATCAATGACCAGAGTGGTTACGGTGCCTGGTCCGAGGGCGTGGACCTGCTGTTCAAGCTGACAGGCGATCCGCAGTTCCAGCACGGTTAA
- a CDS encoding carboxylate/amino acid/amine transporter → MGYLLFVTLIQAFSFSLIGEYLAGHVDSYFAVLVRVVLAGLVFIPLTRWRQVEPGFMRGMLLIGALQFGITYVCLYLSFRVLTVPEVLLFTILTPLHVTLIEDALNRRFNPWALVAALVAVMGAAVIRFDSISPDFFKGFLLLQLANFTYAAGQVMYKHLVARYPSDLPHYRRFGYFYLGALAVVLPAFLLFGKAHFLPDAPVQWAVLVFLGLVSTALGMYWWNKGACLVSGGTLAVMNNLHVPVGLLLNLLIWNQHEPLGRLFLGGLGILAAVWISRLDRKGGLLR, encoded by the coding sequence ATGGGTTATCTATTATTTGTCACTTTGATTCAGGCGTTTTCCTTCAGCCTGATTGGCGAGTACCTGGCGGGGCACGTCGATAGCTACTTTGCGGTGCTGGTGCGCGTGGTACTGGCGGGGCTGGTATTTATCCCGCTGACACGCTGGCGTCAGGTCGAGCCCGGATTCATGCGCGGCATGCTGTTGATTGGCGCCTTGCAGTTCGGGATCACCTACGTGTGCCTGTACTTGAGCTTTCGCGTACTTACAGTGCCGGAGGTGTTGCTGTTTACCATCCTGACGCCGCTGCACGTGACCTTGATCGAAGATGCGCTGAACCGGCGCTTCAATCCCTGGGCGCTGGTGGCGGCCCTGGTGGCGGTCATGGGGGCGGCCGTCATCCGTTTCGACAGCATCAGCCCGGACTTCTTCAAAGGGTTTCTGCTGCTGCAACTGGCCAACTTCACCTATGCCGCAGGGCAGGTCATGTACAAGCATCTGGTGGCCCGCTACCCAAGTGATCTGCCGCATTATCGACGCTTTGGTTACTTTTACCTCGGCGCACTGGCGGTTGTCTTGCCGGCATTCCTGTTGTTCGGCAAGGCGCACTTCTTGCCTGATGCGCCGGTGCAATGGGCTGTGCTGGTGTTTCTGGGGCTGGTCTCTACAGCGCTGGGGATGTACTGGTGGAACAAGGGCGCCTGTCTGGTCAGCGGCGGTACCCTGGCGGTGATGAACAACTTGCATGTCCCGGTGGGATTGTTGCTCAACTTGCTGATATGGAATCAACACGAGCCTTTGGGGCGGCTGTTTTTGGGTGGGCTGGGGATTCTGGCTGCCGTGTGGATCAGTCGCCTGGATCGCAAGGGCGGGTTATTGCGATAA
- a CDS encoding FMN-dependent NADH-azoreductase: MSNVLIIESSARQQDSFSRQLTEQFISQWREVHPADLITVRDLAVNPIPHLDANLLGGWMKPEAQRSAAEQSSLQRSNELTDELLAADVLVMAAPMYNFAIPSTLKAWLDHVLRAGVTFKYTETGPQGLLAGKKAYVLTARGGIYAGSAADHQEPYLRQVMAFIGIHDVTFIHAEGMNLGGDFQEKGLNQARAQLSAVA; this comes from the coding sequence ATGTCTAATGTTCTGATCATTGAAAGCAGTGCCCGTCAGCAGGATTCATTTTCCCGACAGTTGACCGAGCAGTTCATCAGCCAGTGGCGTGAAGTGCATCCCGCAGACCTGATCACTGTTCGCGACCTGGCGGTAAACCCGATCCCGCATCTCGACGCTAACCTCCTGGGCGGCTGGATGAAGCCCGAGGCGCAGCGCAGTGCTGCCGAACAGTCTTCGCTGCAGCGCTCCAATGAATTGACCGATGAGCTGCTGGCCGCCGATGTTCTGGTCATGGCTGCACCGATGTACAACTTTGCAATCCCCAGCACCCTCAAAGCCTGGCTTGATCATGTGCTGCGTGCCGGCGTCACGTTCAAATACACCGAGACCGGCCCTCAAGGGCTGCTGGCCGGCAAAAAAGCCTACGTGCTGACGGCCCGTGGCGGAATCTATGCGGGCAGTGCTGCGGATCACCAGGAACCGTACCTGCGTCAGGTCATGGCATTCATCGGGATTCACGACGTGACCTTTATCCATGCCGAAGGCATGAATCTGGGCGGAGACTTCCAGGAAAAAGGTTTGAACCAGGCCAGGGCCCAGTTATCTGCAGTCGCCTAG
- a CDS encoding LysR family transcriptional regulator, whose amino-acid sequence MKAPRVTLDQWRTLQAVVDHGGFAQAAEVLHRSQSSVSYTVARMQDQLGVPLLRIDGRKAVLTEAGGVLLRRSRQLVKQASQLEDLAHHMEQGWEAEVRLVVDAAYPNARLVRALTAFMPQSRGCRVRLREEVLSGVEEVLLEGIADLAISSFNIPGYLGTELSDVEFVAVAHPDHALHRLQRELHFQDLESQLQVVIRDSGRQQPRDMGWLGAEQRWTVGSLATAAAFVGSGLGFAWLPRHMIERELKEGVLKLLPLNQGGSRHPLFYLYSNKDKPLGPATQILVELLRTFDTAPLDAPFAAPLQA is encoded by the coding sequence GTGAAAGCGCCCCGCGTGACCCTTGATCAATGGCGCACCTTGCAGGCAGTAGTCGACCATGGAGGCTTTGCCCAGGCTGCCGAAGTGCTGCATCGCTCGCAATCGTCTGTCAGCTACACCGTTGCCCGCATGCAAGACCAGCTCGGCGTGCCGTTGCTGCGTATAGACGGACGCAAGGCCGTACTCACCGAAGCCGGCGGCGTGTTGCTGCGCCGCTCCAGACAGCTGGTAAAGCAAGCCAGCCAGCTGGAAGACCTCGCTCATCACATGGAACAAGGCTGGGAAGCCGAAGTCCGCCTGGTGGTCGATGCGGCGTATCCCAATGCCCGACTGGTACGCGCCCTGACCGCATTCATGCCGCAAAGCCGCGGTTGCCGCGTACGTCTGCGTGAAGAGGTGCTCTCCGGTGTAGAAGAAGTCTTGCTTGAAGGGATCGCTGACCTGGCCATCAGCAGTTTCAATATTCCCGGCTATCTGGGCACCGAACTGAGCGATGTGGAGTTTGTCGCTGTCGCTCATCCCGATCATGCGCTGCACCGCCTGCAGCGCGAACTGCACTTCCAGGATCTCGAAAGCCAGCTGCAAGTGGTGATCCGCGACTCCGGTCGGCAACAACCTCGCGACATGGGCTGGCTGGGCGCCGAACAGCGCTGGACCGTCGGCAGCCTGGCCACTGCAGCCGCTTTTGTCGGAAGCGGACTCGGCTTTGCCTGGTTGCCACGGCACATGATCGAGCGGGAACTCAAGGAGGGTGTACTCAAACTGCTGCCATTGAATCAGGGCGGCAGCCGTCACCCCTTGTTCTACTTGTACTCCAACAAGGACAAGCCTCTGGGCCCGGCCACGCAAATCCTGGTCGAACTGCTGCGTACCTTCGACACTGCGCCGCTCGATGCGCCTTTTGCGGCCCCGTTGCAAGCGTGA